The segment GTGCAATTGCCTGCATAAGATTATGCCCCTTCATTGGCTTATCAATATATAAATAAGTTAAAGGTTTAGCATCAAATCCTGTCAGCCACATATCACGAACAATGACAAGTTTGAGTGGGTCTCTAGGATCTCGCAATTTTGCTTTTACAGCCTCTTGCTCCTCTTTTGATTTAATATGAGAATAATCACTACCTTCTTGCTTTTGACGCCATTCTTCAGGGTCCTTTGAGACATCACCAGTCATAATAATTTCAACAGGTGGACAATTTGGAAGTTTACTCATCTCGTTATAGAGAGCAACACAGTTTTCACGACTCATACATACAATCATGCCTTTTGCTTCAGGTGTTACTGTTTGTTTTTCACCAAAGTGATTAATAATTGTTTTGGCTAGTTCCTCAACACGTTCCCTAGTTCCAGCCAACTTTGCGAGAGCCGCCCATGCTCTGCTGTGTTTCTCAAGTTCGTCATTACCTTCACCGGTTCCTAACTCGTCAATTTCGCTATCTATATCGTCGTTAGTTATCCCTAATCTAATTAGACGTGATTCATAATAAATCGGAACAGTTGCATTGTCCTCAACTGCCTGAAGCATATCATAGGTATGAATCGTATGACCGAATACTTCATTTGTACTTCTTCCTGCAAAATCAACAGGAGTGCCTGTAAAACCAATATGGCTGGCATTTGGTAGTGCCGTTTTTATATGGCCTGCATAGCCAGCATCATTATATTGTGTTCTATGCGCTTCATCTGCTATCACAATAATATTCTCCCGTTCAGAAAGAACTGGATGAACACCTTCGGACTCTTTCAAACGGAATTTTTCAATAGTGGTAAATATTATTTGACCAGATTCATTTTTTAAAAGTTCTCTTAAATCACTAGAAGAGTCAGCCTGTTTCACATGACCTACAAGGGATTTTCCCTCAACAAAAGTGTCATGTAATTGATTGTCTAAATCGGCTCGGTCTACTTGTATCACGATAGTTGGATTTTTCAGTTCACTAAGGCGAATCAAGATACCCGCAAAGAATAACATTGATATTGATTTACCTGATCCCTGCGTGTGCCAAATTACGCCAATTTTCCTATCGCCATTTGGTCTTGTTGCTCGAATAGATTCTTGGACAGCAAAGTTCACACCAAAAAACTGATGATACTTTGCTACAATTTTTGTTTTTGTTTTACCATTGTCCATAAAGACAATAAAACTACGAATATAGTCTAGTAGACGGTCTTTTGGAAATAAACCTTCTATAAGCGTTTTCATTGTATTAGCGATATTGTTGTCTATCCTAACGCCGTCAATAGATTTCCAAGCAGCAAAAAACTCGATTGGTGCAAAAGGCATTCCATGTAATGTTCTTGTACCGTCTGAAACAACAGAAATCGCATTATAATTAAATAGTTGGGTTATATCGTAGGTGTAATTTCTCACTTGAGTGTAGGCGTCCTGAACTGTGGTATTTTCAATATAAGGGCTTTTTAATTCAAAAAGTATCAGCGGTAATCCATTAATATAAACAAGAATATCTGGGCGTCGAGACATTCTCCCTTCAATAGCCAATTGATTCATTACCACAAAATCATTTTCTAAAGGCTTTTCCCAATTGATAGGGGAGATATGATAGAACTGTTCTTCATCATTCTCTTGCTCAATTTTAAAATCTATCCCTTTTGTTAACACTTCATGAAATCGTTCATTCCGTTGTTCAACTGTAACTCCGTCAACATTAGTAATCTGAGATATCAATGCAGGTATATGTTCTTTTGGAAAGGTAGGATAAGTATCATAAAGATACTTTTCCAACCTTTTCACCATAACAACATCTGCTAATGACGGACGTGAACCCCACTCATAAGCAGGAATATATTTATATCCTAAATTTTTAAGCCTCTCAATAGTTGTTTCCTCGAAATCAGACTCATATAGACGGCTCCGGTTGCTCATTTGATATAACCTCCCTTACCTTTTCAATCTCCTCAAGCATATTAATCTCACCCGATAATAATCGTGGGATTAGATATTCTCGCGTACTATTTAAAACTTTATTTTGGTTAATATTATTGAGAATTTGGTCAAAGAAAGATCCGACCCGTTTTTCAAATAGGGAACACAAAGATTCATTAAAAGGAAAATCTATGGATTCTAAAGTAGATTTAGTAATAGTACTAAAAACAGACCCATGTGAATTACTTATTAGTTTCTCAATGGAATGTTTAATTGATAAATAGGTGAAAATGTGAAATTCTTTTTCTGCTTTAATTGCATAACACGATTGGTTCATTGCCATTTCGTTACCTAGTATGCTTATGTTACCAATAGTTCCTCTAGCAGATATAACCGTTGAGAATTTAGGTATTAATTTTGTAGAACTATTATTTAACCCTAACTCTGTAATTTTTTTCTCAGTATCTATTATGATCGACGAATTCAAATCTTTAACTGATATCCATGGGATATCTCCACTCCAATATTCATCTATATTAGTTTTTGGTGTTCCACCACCAATGATTTTTGAGAATTCACTAATTTTTACATCGTTAATAGTAAATTGTTCCTGATCAATTCCCTTATCAATAAACCAGTTCTTATAAAGTTCCAGAGCCATTTTTTCTAAAGTAATATTCATTTCTCTATTGATTTCTATCTTCTTATCAATCCCATCAAGTATTGATATTATTTTGTTTTGTATAGTTCTAGGAGGTAAAAGAATGTTCATCTTTTTTATTGACTCTATTGTTAATGCTTGCTGTGTTGATCCAATAATTATTGAATTTATTTCTTTCTTCCCCAGATCGGACTGTAACCAATAGTATATATATTTACTCCTAACACTATTTTTAAAATTCTTGAACCAAGTTAAATTACCATCTTTAAAATAGAATTCATCATTTTCTTTTACTAAATAAGGGACTCCTATTGTTCCTACCGAAGTTAAAAGTATATCTCCTTGAGAAGGGACACCAAATTTTTCTTTGATCTCCTTAAACCTTTTCTCACTTATAAATAAAGTGTCTGACAGTGGCTCTCCTTTAAACTGATTAATTATCTCCTTTGAACGGTAAAAAGGAATTCCTGTAGGTACATATTCCTTCATGTAAATCCTTTTACTAGACCCAACATCGCATATCTTACCTATTTTTACTTGTTGCCACTCATCGAGTCTCATATAAACCCTCCAAGTCTTTTAGTATTTTTTCTTGAAGGTTATTACTTTTGATAAACTGTTCACGAAGGGTATTCTGTAAATCCTCCATTCTTTCTTCAAATGGCATATTATCGTTCTCTATTTGAGCAGTTCCCACGTAGTTTCCCGGAGTTAATTTATAATCTTTTTCTTTTACTTGTTCTATTGTTGCAATTTTCGCAAAACCTTCTTCTTCTAGAATTTGTCCATTACTATTTCGATACTCATGATATGTCTTTGATATTTTTTCTATTTCTTCTCTCGATAACGCCTTTTGTCTTCTGCTAACCATGGAGCCCATTTTACGGGCATCAATAAATAGAATTTCATTTCGACGTTCTCGAAAGCCTTTTGAACCATCTCTATTTTTACTTAGGAAAAATAAACAACAAGGTATTCCCGTAGTAAAAAATAACTTATCAGGTAATTGGACAATACAATCTATATAACCTTCGTCAATCAACTTTTGACGAACTTCCTTTTCACCAGTTGTATTAGTAGTCATTGCCCCATTAGCCATTACATAGCCTGCTGTACCACCCTCTTTTAAATGATAGAGGAAGTGCTGCATCCACATATAGTTAGCATTAGCATTCGTGATAGGACCAATTAATCGAGGGTCGTCCTTTGATATTCTTTCTGCTCCCCATGTATCGACGTTAAAGGGTGGATTAGCAATTACATAATCAGCCTTTAAGTCTGGATACTGATCATTTAATAAAGAATCACCGAGACGAATCTCTGCATTCAGACCATGTAGTAACACGTTCATTTTCCCTAAACGTAAAGTTGTTTCCACATTTTCTTGACCATAAAATGACAGCGCATTCCCTCTGTCTGAATATGATTCAGATTGAATAAACATCCCTCCAGAACCACATGCAGGATCAAATACTGTCCCCTCAATTGGCTCCATCATTGCAACTAGAAGTTTTACAATAGACGAAGGTGTGAAGAATTCTCCACCTCTGTTTCCCTCACTTGATGCAAAGTTTCCAATGAAATACTCATATGTACGGCCTAATACATCGATACTATCTTCATGACGTGCACTAAATACATCTCTTGAGAACACTTCAATGAGCCCTGCTACATTTTCTACCGGTAAGTTAGAACCTTGAAAAATTCGTGGCAAAATCCCTTCTAATTCAGGATTTTCTTGTTCAATTATTTTCATAGCATTATCTAAAATGCCTTTAATATTACTATCATTCGCCTTTTCAACAAGATAAGACCATCTTGCTTCCTGAGGAATCATAAATACATTTTCTGATTTATATTGGTCAGGGTCGTTAAGTATACTCTCTCTAACTTCTGGATCTTCTGAGTACCATATATTATCTGGCTCATTAACCATTTCTTCAACTTGTGCTCTACGCTTATCAAAACGTAATGAAACATATCTTAAAAATATTAGTGGTAATACGTAATGTTTATAATCTGATGGAGTAATGCTTCCTCTCATCCTAGTTGCCGCATCAAATAAGTCTTTCTGAAAATCTATATCTGCTTTTACAGCCATAATATATTATTCCTCCTGAACAATAATTTCCAACTTTATTCCTATCTTATCATAAACTTTGTCGCATAATATAATAGTTTCAGTAATTGAGCGTAGCCTGCTAGTCACCTATGTTATCTATACTTTATATGGATTTTTCTCACATGAAATCATTATGACCTGTCTTTAGTTCACCATTTTTGTCTTCAATTAAACCTCTATAAAGTTAATACTTCTTTTTTATAATCAATTATTTCATTTATGTAATTAAGTTCCTCTAAATTACAGTAATACTTATGTCCATCTTCAACAGAGATTTGCACAGGATAATGTTCACTTGTCTCATCTACTTTCACATCAATAAAACCATAAACTCCTGAATGAACAATGTCACAAATGACCTCTACATAAAAGTTTCTAAGTACCATTATCAAATCCCTCTTACTAAGAATGAATTCTTCTATATCACGACCATCATAAAGTTCTAATAAAACCGTATTGCCAGTTGCATAGGTTATTGTTACCCTAGATGCACCATTATAAAAATCATTTATTTCTACTAATTCTTCTACCTTTAATTTAAGCAGTTTTTCCACCTCCCTTTACCAATTACTTCAAGATTAAAGTAGAGATTACTGCATTTCAGAACAATATTTTTATAACTTATTCGGAAATTCATGTAATTAAAAAGACAAGAATTTCACTCCTTGTCTTTGTACAAATAATTAGGATTCAATTTTCCAACCAGTTTTAAACACGCGAAAATAGCATCATCAACTAGAATATACTCGCTCAAAATAGCATCTATATTTTGCTTAAGATCTTCAAAGGTTGCAAAAACATTGTCCCTAACTTTTGTACTGAAAACATCGGTTAAAGAATTTTGTTTATTAGTCATTTCTAACCTTTTGTCGAATACAAATAAAAAATACTGATACTGAGCGAACCCCTCGTATTGCTTCCAGTTGACTCTTTTAAAGCGTGTAATCATAAAAAGAAAACTTTCGTGATGGAACTCAACAATTCCATTTTCATTTGTTTCTCTTAAGTGATATGTTCGTTTCAAGTGTATCTCCTCCATTATCTTTTGAAAATTTATACATGACGACACTTCAAGATAATGGAGTAAATCCCTTGATTTTTAGGAGGAATTACTGGCAAAATATTGGTTAATGCTTTTATATAACCTATATGTCTATTGTTGATTAGAAGGTCTATTTAACCCTAATTTTAGGGTAATAAATATAGGTGATAACATAACAAAAATATGGCCGAATGACAAAGGGATGGACTTTTATTATTATATTTTTTGGTATCCATTAAAAAAGGCATTGGCTTTAACCACCAAATACCCAAAATAGTCCTGCTATTATTAAACCAACATATCCAAAACCGGAAAACCAAAATCCTCTTCTAAGAACTTTATATTTCATCGTAGCAGTTTTAGATAAAAAGTAGTTCTGTTCAATCACTTTTTCTAACAAGTCTTCTTCTTTAATTTGTTTTACTTCTGTCAGGTATTCCTCTTTATCCATAGAACTAACATTCTCCCAAAATATTAGTCCTTTTGAATTCTTTGCTGAAGTTCTTGGATACACTACCAATACTGCAAAAAATATAGCAATCAGTAGTAATATACATGATATCAAAGTAAAGAAATATTTTGTTGCAACCAAGTTATTGGTTAGATAGTCAAAAAGGATTCTAATAATCAGTCCATTAATTGTTATAATTGCAAGTGCCTTTGCATCTGCAAATTTAATATAATCATTTAGGTATGAGTTATGATGCTTAGCAAAATCTCCTTTATCCATTCTTTCACCCACTTTCCGGTACACCGAGTCTTCTAAAGTCCCTTATTTCATCATTTATGAATATACCAAACTTATCTTTGGCAATTAAGTTACCATTGTTATTATATATATAACACTCCATAAAATGAAGGCCAGTATATGCTGTTGACTGTTCACAAACATATTCACCTTCAGATTGTTCCATAAAATATTCAAGACCACTTTCGGACTGTCCTGCCTCAGTTCCATAGTTGACTACTTTCCATTTTATATTTCCAATTGGCATTGAAGCATAATTAAGTAATTCAAATCTAATATGCATTCCTTTTTCCAAAGAACAACTACTTTGGCAATACCTCTTGTAAGACTCATCCTCTCCCTTTCTTAAACTACAGATTAACTCAAAATCAGTTGGAGAACTATAGATTCGCCCCTCACTGTTTGATTTTGGTAGTGACGAAAATGAGTCAAGATACTTCTCCCAATTAAAAACCCTCATTTGATAATACGAATATGAATTCGTATCTTTTAACACGTATTTATCTTCTACTGTTTCACCATTCTCAGTACGAGTTTTCACATCAAAGAGGTTATCTGATAAATCAAGATAATTATAAACATTTTCACCGATCATAATCCTATTTCTTGGCGATTGACTTTGTAATTTTGCTGCTAAATCTGTATGAATACTTGTTGATGTTACTTCTGTAACATTACCTATTCCATATTCTGACCACAAAACCTCGCTGTCATCACCAATATCAATTCCAATTCTAATCCTTAGAGGCGGTAGATTATTTTCCTCAAAGAATTTGCTCAATGTATGCTTATTATAGGATTGCATCAATGATGCTGCATTTAAAGCATTTATAATTGCATCACTTTTTTTCATTTCCTTATGTCCAAAATAAGCGAAAACAGCATCTCCTTGCAAACGATGTATATGACCATCAAATGCTTGAAATAATTCAATGGCTGTAGATAGTATGGCATTCTTATATAACCTTACCTTAGATAGTGGAAATTTCAATCCTAGTTTTGTTGAACCAGAGATATCCAAAAATAAGGAGGAAATATATTGATGATGTGGTAGTATCGATGTATCTGTAAAATCTGGATGGGTACCAATAGAACGAGAAAAAATACTATTTTCCTTTCCAAATAGACTTCTCAATTCCTCGATAGGTGGTCGTACCTGCTCAATATCATGGCTCTTTGCTAATTTTTCAAACACAGAAAACTGTTGCGATTCATAAATTACTTCTGTTGGAATCTTAGAAGCAAATAATCTATCAAAGATATCATTTAATTGACTCATAAATAAATCCCCCTTTTAATATCTACAATAT is part of the Bacillaceae bacterium S4-13-56 genome and harbors:
- a CDS encoding restriction endonuclease subunit S — encoded protein: MRLDEWQQVKIGKICDVGSSKRIYMKEYVPTGIPFYRSKEIINQFKGEPLSDTLFISEKRFKEIKEKFGVPSQGDILLTSVGTIGVPYLVKENDEFYFKDGNLTWFKNFKNSVRSKYIYYWLQSDLGKKEINSIIIGSTQQALTIESIKKMNILLPPRTIQNKIISILDGIDKKIEINREMNITLEKMALELYKNWFIDKGIDQEQFTINDVKISEFSKIIGGGTPKTNIDEYWSGDIPWISVKDLNSSIIIDTEKKITELGLNNSSTKLIPKFSTVISARGTIGNISILGNEMAMNQSCYAIKAEKEFHIFTYLSIKHSIEKLISNSHGSVFSTITKSTLESIDFPFNESLCSLFEKRVGSFFDQILNNINQNKVLNSTREYLIPRLLSGEINMLEEIEKVREVISNEQPEPSI
- a CDS encoding adenylate/guanylate cyclase domain-containing protein, with the translated sequence MSQLNDIFDRLFASKIPTEVIYESQQFSVFEKLAKSHDIEQVRPPIEELRSLFGKENSIFSRSIGTHPDFTDTSILPHHQYISSLFLDISGSTKLGLKFPLSKVRLYKNAILSTAIELFQAFDGHIHRLQGDAVFAYFGHKEMKKSDAIINALNAASLMQSYNKHTLSKFFEENNLPPLRIRIGIDIGDDSEVLWSEYGIGNVTEVTSTSIHTDLAAKLQSQSPRNRIMIGENVYNYLDLSDNLFDVKTRTENGETVEDKYVLKDTNSYSYYQMRVFNWEKYLDSFSSLPKSNSEGRIYSSPTDFELICSLRKGEDESYKRYCQSSCSLEKGMHIRFELLNYASMPIGNIKWKVVNYGTEAGQSESGLEYFMEQSEGEYVCEQSTAYTGLHFMECYIYNNNGNLIAKDKFGIFINDEIRDFRRLGVPESG
- a CDS encoding DUF5706 domain-containing protein produces the protein MDKGDFAKHHNSYLNDYIKFADAKALAIITINGLIIRILFDYLTNNLVATKYFFTLISCILLLIAIFFAVLVVYPRTSAKNSKGLIFWENVSSMDKEEYLTEVKQIKEEDLLEKVIEQNYFLSKTATMKYKVLRRGFWFSGFGYVGLIIAGLFWVFGG
- a CDS encoding type I restriction endonuclease subunit R → MSNRSRLYESDFEETTIERLKNLGYKYIPAYEWGSRPSLADVVMVKRLEKYLYDTYPTFPKEHIPALISQITNVDGVTVEQRNERFHEVLTKGIDFKIEQENDEEQFYHISPINWEKPLENDFVVMNQLAIEGRMSRRPDILVYINGLPLILFELKSPYIENTTVQDAYTQVRNYTYDITQLFNYNAISVVSDGTRTLHGMPFAPIEFFAAWKSIDGVRIDNNIANTMKTLIEGLFPKDRLLDYIRSFIVFMDNGKTKTKIVAKYHQFFGVNFAVQESIRATRPNGDRKIGVIWHTQGSGKSISMLFFAGILIRLSELKNPTIVIQVDRADLDNQLHDTFVEGKSLVGHVKQADSSSDLRELLKNESGQIIFTTIEKFRLKESEGVHPVLSERENIIVIADEAHRTQYNDAGYAGHIKTALPNASHIGFTGTPVDFAGRSTNEVFGHTIHTYDMLQAVEDNATVPIYYESRLIRLGITNDDIDSEIDELGTGEGNDELEKHSRAWAALAKLAGTRERVEELAKTIINHFGEKQTVTPEAKGMIVCMSRENCVALYNEMSKLPNCPPVEIIMTGDVSKDPEEWRQKQEGSDYSHIKSKEEQEAVKAKLRDPRDPLKLVIVRDMWLTGFDAKPLTYLYIDKPMKGHNLMQAIARVNRVFPGKQGGTIVDFIGIATQLKEATKKYTDSGGKGDLTFDIEQAEGLFWGFLQDVRVMVPVELYPTNLSLNEWRALPKVEREDFIAEVVNHFLGEKEKSFLEAQAKLTKSHKLVSHLSSVTSVSGEVLLYDIVKTQLRKISQPTGGEGEKDRSFEQKLAQIVNESVSSYDALDLFEIAGIEKPNLSVLDDAFLAGLVEKPHVDLRLKLLRQLLEDEIKVKFKKKNPKSKQMSEMLKKTIEDYHNRVISAADVIRFMVEMRNNLDEETKRRMDLGLTEEEVTFYEIIANMENATFDNQFMAGLVHQVVKNMKKEFQVDWTNPHRQDILSKVNLAVKATLMKNKIKPEQLKFLTNAFVEEAKEQFKDWPIDA
- a CDS encoding class I SAM-dependent DNA methyltransferase, encoding MAVKADIDFQKDLFDAATRMRGSITPSDYKHYVLPLIFLRYVSLRFDKRRAQVEEMVNEPDNIWYSEDPEVRESILNDPDQYKSENVFMIPQEARWSYLVEKANDSNIKGILDNAMKIIEQENPELEGILPRIFQGSNLPVENVAGLIEVFSRDVFSARHEDSIDVLGRTYEYFIGNFASSEGNRGGEFFTPSSIVKLLVAMMEPIEGTVFDPACGSGGMFIQSESYSDRGNALSFYGQENVETTLRLGKMNVLLHGLNAEIRLGDSLLNDQYPDLKADYVIANPPFNVDTWGAERISKDDPRLIGPITNANANYMWMQHFLYHLKEGGTAGYVMANGAMTTNTTGEKEVRQKLIDEGYIDCIVQLPDKLFFTTGIPCCLFFLSKNRDGSKGFRERRNEILFIDARKMGSMVSRRQKALSREEIEKISKTYHEYRNSNGQILEEEGFAKIATIEQVKEKDYKLTPGNYVGTAQIENDNMPFEERMEDLQNTLREQFIKSNNLQEKILKDLEGLYETR